In the Hordeum vulgare subsp. vulgare chromosome 7H, MorexV3_pseudomolecules_assembly, whole genome shotgun sequence genome, one interval contains:
- the LOC123407262 gene encoding homeobox protein BEL1 homolog: protein MMASHEPHHHLLGFSSSSPVTPNPAAMAMAFDHHGLFAPLQEDMPPRSGGDRPWPPHVSMLSLDNTASQHELQPFTVAPPSMMTMQQQSFWLNSSRYLGPARELLSEFCNLEGDAMNRGATMQAPKLDSDKSPACGPWGANPSVSSMDYMALERRKTRLLSMVEEVDRCYRRYREKMRATEMSFDEVAGMGAAQVYTKLAMRAMSRHFRCLRDALVGQIRTLKKSMGESRDADGMLAAPGASKGDTPRLRVVDQCLRRQRAFQQYGGAAAIESCPWRPQRGLPERAVAVLRSWLFEHFLHPYPNDVDKHILARQSGLSRSQVSNWFINARVRLWKPMIEEMYAEETIQHDDNGASDGRAEPSPADHQKNKLAAWTKVATIRDESCHRFSSTNNPSGCFIPSSLVAEGGELRGYPCLRSDVGNGAVSLTLGLQQQRAFTSPAMIMQQQSSLIIGAEEEDVVLPYRNLMGSELLHDFAG, encoded by the exons ATGATGGCGTCCCATGAaccccaccaccacctcctcggcttctcctcctcgtccccaGTGACCCCCAACCCTGCCGCCATGGCCATGGCCTTCGACCACCACGGCCTCTTCGCCCCACTCCAGGAGGACATGCCACCGCGATCCGGAGGCGACAGGCCATGGCCGCCGCATGTGTCAATGCTCTCTCTCGACAACACAGCCAGCCAGCATGAGCTGCAACCTTTCACAGTGGCACCGCCATCGATGATGACCATGCAGCAGCAGTCCTTCTGGTTAAATAGCTCCAGGTACCTAGGCCCTGCGAGGGAGCTGCTCAGTGAATTCTGCAACCTCGAAGGAGATGCCATGAACCGCGGTGCGACGATGCAAGCTCCGAAGCTGGACAGCGACAAGTCGCCGGCGTGTGGCCCATGGGGCGCCAACCCGTCTGTGAGCTCCATGGATTACATGGCGCTCGAGAGGAGGAAGACCAGGCTACTGTCCATGGTTGAAGAG GTGGACAGGTGCTACCGGCGATATCGTGAGAAAATGCGGGCGACGGAGATGTCGTTTGATGAGGTGGCCGGCATGGGGGCAGCACAAGTGTACACGAAGCTGGCGATGCGTGCCATGTCACGCCACTTCCGGTGCCTGAGGGATGCACTCGTTGGGCAGATACGAACTTTGAAGAAGTCAATGGGGGAGAGCAGGGACGCCGACGGCATGTTAGCAGCACCGGGCGCATCAAAAGGGGACACACCGAGGCTAAGGGTTGTGGACCAATGCCTAAGGCGGCAAAGGGCGTTCCAGCAATATGGCGGTGCCGCCGCCATCGAGAGCTGCCCGTGGCGGCCCCAACGTGGCCTGCCAGAGCGCGCCGTCGCCGTCCTCCGCTCGTGGCTCTTCGAGCACTTCCTCCACCC GTATCCAAATGATGTAGACAAGCACATTTTGGCGCGCCAATCCGGGTTATCAAGAAGCCAG GTTTCCAACTGGTTCATCAATGCAAGGGTTAGGCTATGGAAGCCCATGATAGAGGAGATGTATGCAGAAGAAACCATACAACATGATGACAACGGCGCTAGCGATGGTAGAGCAGAACCTTCCCCCGCGGATCATCAAAAAAACAAGTTAGCGGCATGGACGAAGGTTGCGACAATAAGAGATGAAAGTTGCCATCGCTTTAGCAGCACAAACAATCCTAGTGGCTGCTTTATCCCATCCTCCCTTGTTGCTGAGGGCGGCGAACTCCGTGGCTACCCATGTTTGCGCAGTGATGTTGGTAATGGCGCGGTGTCACTTACCTTGGGACTCCAGCAGCAACGGGCGTTCACATCACCAGCGATGATCATGCAACAACAATCGTCACTCATAATTGGAGCTGAGGAGGAAGATGTGGTGCTACCGTATAGGaacctcatggggtctgagctgctgCATGATTTTGCAGGCTAG